In Aeromicrobium marinum DSM 15272, one genomic interval encodes:
- the lpdA gene encoding dihydrolipoyl dehydrogenase — MAEAPNGPGTYDIVILGGGSGGYACALRAVQLGKSVALVEKGKLGGTCLHTGCIPTKALLHSAEIADNARESESYGVRASLEGIDMAGVNAYKDGIVERLYKGLQGLIKSGGITVVEGEGRLVETTKGGGGTVEVNGERYTGTNVVLATGSVSRTLGLDIGGRIVTSSEALTMSEVPEKVVIIGGSVIGVEFASVWKSFGADVTIIEGLPSLVPLEDPSLSKQLERAFRKRKINFKTGVKFESVKQTDTGVTVTLENGDTIDTDLVLVAVGRGPNSAGMGYEEAGVTVDRGWVPTDERLRTNVDGIFAVGDLVPGLQLAHRGFAHGIFVAEEIAGLKPQPVIDSGIPRVTYCEPEIASVGITEPQAKEKYGDDGVEVVEYNLGGNGKSQILGTAGSIKLVREKDGPIVGVHMIGSRYGEQVGEASLIVNWEAYPEDVAQLLHAHPTQNEALGEAALALAGKPLHSHA; from the coding sequence GTGGCGGAAGCCCCGAACGGCCCAGGTACGTACGACATCGTGATCCTCGGCGGCGGGAGCGGCGGCTACGCCTGCGCCCTGCGCGCGGTGCAGCTGGGCAAGAGCGTCGCGCTGGTCGAGAAGGGCAAGCTGGGCGGCACGTGCCTGCACACCGGCTGCATCCCCACCAAGGCGTTGCTGCACTCCGCCGAGATCGCCGACAACGCCCGCGAGAGCGAGAGCTACGGCGTCAGGGCCTCCCTCGAGGGAATCGACATGGCCGGGGTCAACGCCTACAAGGACGGCATCGTCGAGCGGCTCTACAAGGGTCTGCAGGGTCTGATCAAGTCCGGCGGCATCACGGTCGTCGAGGGCGAGGGCAGGCTCGTCGAGACCACGAAGGGCGGCGGCGGCACCGTCGAGGTGAACGGCGAGCGGTACACCGGCACGAACGTCGTGCTGGCCACCGGCTCGGTCTCCCGCACCCTGGGCCTGGACATCGGCGGCCGCATCGTCACCAGCTCCGAGGCGCTCACCATGAGCGAGGTGCCCGAGAAGGTCGTCATCATCGGCGGCAGCGTCATCGGGGTGGAGTTCGCCAGCGTCTGGAAGTCCTTCGGCGCCGACGTCACCATCATCGAGGGCCTGCCCAGCCTCGTGCCGCTGGAGGACCCCTCGCTGTCCAAGCAGCTGGAGCGGGCGTTCCGCAAGCGCAAGATCAACTTCAAGACCGGCGTGAAGTTCGAGTCGGTCAAGCAGACCGACACCGGCGTCACCGTCACGCTCGAGAACGGCGACACGATCGACACCGACCTGGTGCTCGTGGCCGTCGGCCGCGGCCCCAACTCCGCCGGCATGGGCTACGAGGAGGCCGGCGTCACCGTCGACCGCGGCTGGGTCCCGACCGACGAGCGTCTGCGCACCAACGTCGACGGCATCTTCGCCGTCGGTGACCTGGTGCCGGGCCTGCAACTGGCGCACCGCGGCTTCGCCCACGGCATCTTCGTGGCCGAGGAGATCGCCGGGCTCAAGCCCCAGCCGGTCATCGACTCCGGCATCCCCCGCGTCACGTACTGCGAGCCCGAGATCGCCTCGGTCGGGATCACCGAGCCGCAGGCCAAGGAGAAGTACGGCGACGACGGCGTCGAGGTCGTGGAGTACAACCTCGGCGGCAACGGCAAGTCCCAGATCCTCGGCACCGCCGGCAGCATCAAGCTCGTGCGGGAGAAGGACGGCCCCATCGTCGGTGTCCACATGATCGGCTCGCGCTACGGCGAGCAGGTCGGCGAAGCCTCGCTGATCGTCAACTGGGAGGCCTACCCCGAGGACGTCGCCCAGCTCCTGCACGCCCACCCCACCCAGAACGAGGCCCTCGGCGAGGCCGCCCTCGCGCTGGCCGGCAAGCCCCTGCACTCCCACGCCTGA
- the sucB gene encoding 2-oxoglutarate dehydrogenase, E2 component, dihydrolipoamide succinyltransferase, whose translation MATTVTLPALGESVTEGTVTQWLKAVGDTVAVDEPLLEISTDKVDTEIPSPVAGVLLEIKAEEDETVEVGAVLAVIGEEGEEASDDAPATEAPAPEEPAEPQEADVEEAEETEPEPAAQDEEPEPEEQEAPAAETSEPSGGGEGTAVTLPALGESVTEGTVTQWLKAVGDEVAVDEPLLEISTDKVDTEIPSPVAGTLLEIKVAEDETVEVGAELAVIGTAGSAPADPPPAPPKEEPASKAEPEKAEPEPQKQPEPEPQKQPEKAPEPAAKTPDAGDDDDDETSYVTPIVRKLAKQHDVDLSTVTGTGVGGRIRKSDVLEAAEKSKAPAASSAPDQPSAPASADPSPLRGKTEKITRLRRTIATRMVESLQSSAQLTQVHEVDVTEIARLRARHKDAFAEREGVKLTFLPFFAKAAVEALKAYPQLNSALDLEAGTVTYPDGEHLSIAVDTERGLLAPTIRDAGDLSIAGLARKIADVAERTRTNKITPDELSGGTFSITNLGSNGALFDTPIINQPQAAILGVGTVVKRPVVISDPAGGDSIAVRSMVYLALTYDHRIVDGADAGRFLTAVKSRLQGGSFESELGS comes from the coding sequence ATGGCCACGACCGTCACCCTTCCCGCTCTCGGCGAGTCCGTCACCGAGGGCACCGTCACCCAGTGGCTCAAGGCCGTCGGCGACACCGTCGCCGTCGACGAGCCGCTGCTGGAGATCTCGACCGACAAGGTCGACACCGAGATCCCCTCGCCGGTCGCCGGCGTGCTGCTGGAGATCAAGGCCGAGGAGGACGAGACGGTCGAGGTCGGCGCCGTGCTGGCCGTGATCGGTGAGGAGGGCGAGGAGGCGTCCGACGACGCCCCGGCCACCGAGGCGCCGGCTCCCGAGGAGCCCGCCGAGCCGCAGGAGGCCGACGTCGAGGAGGCCGAGGAGACCGAACCCGAGCCGGCTGCACAGGACGAGGAGCCCGAGCCGGAGGAGCAGGAAGCACCGGCCGCCGAGACGTCCGAGCCGTCCGGCGGGGGCGAGGGCACGGCCGTCACCCTGCCGGCCCTGGGCGAGTCCGTCACCGAGGGCACCGTCACCCAGTGGCTCAAGGCCGTGGGCGACGAGGTCGCGGTCGACGAGCCGCTGCTGGAGATCTCGACCGACAAGGTCGACACCGAGATCCCCTCCCCCGTCGCCGGCACCCTGCTGGAGATCAAGGTCGCCGAGGACGAGACCGTCGAGGTCGGCGCCGAGCTGGCCGTGATCGGCACCGCCGGTTCGGCCCCTGCCGACCCGCCGCCGGCCCCCCCGAAGGAGGAGCCTGCCTCGAAGGCCGAGCCCGAGAAGGCGGAGCCCGAGCCGCAGAAGCAGCCGGAGCCGGAGCCGCAGAAGCAGCCCGAGAAGGCTCCTGAGCCCGCAGCGAAGACCCCTGACGCCGGCGACGACGACGACGACGAGACCTCGTACGTCACGCCGATCGTGCGCAAGCTCGCGAAGCAGCACGACGTCGACCTCTCCACCGTCACCGGGACCGGCGTCGGTGGGCGCATCCGCAAGTCGGACGTGCTGGAGGCCGCCGAGAAGAGCAAGGCGCCTGCCGCGAGCTCCGCACCTGACCAGCCGTCGGCGCCGGCCTCGGCCGACCCCTCCCCGCTGCGCGGCAAGACCGAGAAGATCACGCGGCTGCGGCGCACGATCGCGACCCGGATGGTGGAGTCGCTGCAGTCGTCGGCGCAGCTGACGCAGGTGCACGAGGTCGACGTCACCGAGATCGCCCGCCTGCGAGCCCGGCACAAGGACGCCTTCGCCGAGCGGGAGGGTGTCAAGCTCACCTTCCTGCCGTTCTTCGCGAAGGCCGCCGTCGAGGCCCTCAAGGCCTACCCGCAGCTCAACTCCGCCCTCGACCTCGAGGCCGGCACCGTCACCTACCCCGACGGCGAGCACCTGTCGATCGCGGTCGACACCGAGCGGGGACTGCTGGCCCCCACGATCCGCGACGCCGGAGACCTGTCCATCGCCGGCCTGGCCCGCAAGATCGCCGACGTGGCCGAGCGGACCCGCACGAACAAGATCACCCCGGACGAGCTGTCCGGCGGCACCTTCTCGATCACCAACCTCGGCAGCAACGGCGCCCTGTTCGACACCCCGATCATCAACCAGCCGCAGGCGGCGATCCTGGGGGTCGGCACCGTCGTCAAGCGACCCGTGGTCATCAGCGACCCGGCCGGTGGCGACAGCATCGCCGTGCGCAGCATGGTCTACCTGGCGCTGACGTACGACCACCGGATCGTCGACGGGGCCGACGCAGGCCGCTTCCTCACCGCGGTCAAGTCGCGTCTGCAGGGCGGGTCGTTCGAGTCCGAGCTGGGGTCCTGA
- a CDS encoding TIGR01777 family oxidoreductase, whose translation MTDQPLRVVIGGASGFLGTALVEEFRSRGHAVTRLVRSQVPAGDASVWDPAAGKVDQRIIDDADVVVNLSGSSIQKWPRTKGREKEILDSRIGATRTLATAVARSRTPAVLLSGSGMSYYGVDRGDERLDESASPGPGFLPEVTHAWEAAAAPAVEAGARVCYLRTSIVLDESGGALKLMAIPFRRYGGAKLGSGEQYFSNISRTDWVRAVAHLAETDSVSGPVNLATAAPVTNAEFTRALADAVGTKAFLTAPAFVLRAALGGLADDLLGSLRLEPAALAQSGFRFSAPDIESTLAQALT comes from the coding sequence GTGACCGACCAGCCGTTGCGCGTCGTCATCGGAGGAGCCTCCGGGTTCCTCGGCACCGCTCTGGTGGAGGAGTTCCGCAGCCGCGGGCACGCCGTCACCCGCCTGGTGCGGTCGCAGGTTCCGGCCGGCGACGCGTCGGTCTGGGATCCCGCCGCCGGCAAGGTCGACCAGCGGATCATCGACGACGCCGACGTCGTGGTGAACCTGTCCGGGTCCTCCATCCAGAAGTGGCCCCGCACCAAGGGTCGTGAGAAGGAGATCCTCGACTCCCGGATCGGTGCCACGCGGACCCTCGCCACGGCCGTGGCCCGGTCCCGCACTCCCGCGGTCCTGCTGTCGGGGTCGGGCATGTCGTACTACGGCGTGGATCGTGGCGACGAGCGGCTCGACGAGTCGGCCTCGCCGGGACCGGGGTTCCTGCCCGAGGTCACCCACGCATGGGAGGCGGCGGCCGCTCCGGCGGTCGAGGCCGGCGCCCGTGTCTGCTACCTGCGGACGTCGATCGTGCTCGACGAGTCCGGCGGGGCGCTGAAGCTGATGGCGATCCCGTTCCGGCGGTACGGCGGCGCCAAGCTGGGCTCGGGCGAGCAGTACTTCTCGAACATCTCCCGCACCGACTGGGTCCGGGCGGTGGCCCACCTGGCCGAGACCGACAGCGTGTCCGGGCCGGTCAACCTGGCCACGGCCGCACCGGTCACCAACGCGGAGTTCACCCGTGCGCTGGCCGACGCCGTCGGCACGAAGGCGTTCCTGACGGCCCCGGCCTTCGTGCTGCGGGCGGCGCTCGGCGGCCTGGCCGACGACCTCCTCGGTTCGTTGCGGCTGGAACCGGCCGCGCTCGCGCAGTCGGGCTTCCGCTTCAGTGCCCCCGACATCGAGTCGACCCTGGCCCAGGCCCTGACGTAG
- the lipB gene encoding lipoyl(octanoyl) transferase LipB: MSRVEILDDWYGPDALDYEQAWQLQRRMLTDRADDRIGDTVLFLEHPPVYTAGRRTEPHERPLDGTPVVDVDRGGKITFHGPGQLVGYPITRLPSHVLVVDYVRRVEEALIRATADLGVATGRVAGRSGVWLAAGAGRPERKVAAIGIRVSRGVTMHGFSLNADVDLGWYERFVPCGIADAGVTTLSVELGRTVTVPEAAAAVRPHLLELLAWDDYTPSPDLATAAATPAIGLRTLS, translated from the coding sequence ATGAGCCGCGTGGAGATCCTCGACGACTGGTACGGCCCCGACGCTCTCGACTACGAGCAGGCGTGGCAGCTGCAACGCAGGATGCTGACCGACCGGGCCGACGACCGCATCGGTGACACCGTGCTGTTCCTGGAGCATCCCCCGGTGTACACCGCCGGCCGCCGCACCGAGCCGCACGAGCGTCCGCTCGACGGCACACCGGTCGTCGACGTCGACCGGGGCGGCAAGATCACTTTCCACGGGCCGGGCCAGCTGGTCGGCTACCCGATCACCCGGCTGCCCTCGCACGTGCTGGTGGTCGACTACGTCCGGCGGGTCGAGGAGGCCCTCATCCGGGCGACGGCGGACCTCGGCGTCGCGACCGGGCGGGTCGCCGGCCGGTCAGGCGTGTGGTTGGCGGCCGGCGCGGGACGCCCGGAGCGCAAGGTCGCCGCGATCGGCATCAGGGTGTCGCGTGGCGTGACCATGCACGGGTTCAGCCTGAACGCCGACGTCGACCTCGGGTGGTACGAGCGTTTCGTGCCGTGCGGCATCGCCGACGCCGGGGTCACGACCCTCAGCGTCGAGCTGGGACGCACCGTGACGGTGCCCGAGGCTGCCGCAGCGGTGCGGCCGCACCTGCTGGAGCTGCTGGCCTGGGACGACTACACCCCGTCGCCGGACCTGGCGACCGCCGCCGCGACACCCGCGATCGGGCTCCGCACCCTCTCCTGA
- a CDS encoding ABC transporter permease, which yields MNTTTPAPSARTTGAWRIVADNEVRTRIRQKSFVITTAVSVLLVLVGIIAAGYFSDRPQDNTVAVVDASAVSVVESAEQIGRSGNDRLSIDVLEVADPEAAERAVRDGDADAALLDTADGFEIVGEDGVPAEIDGPLRTAASSAVLQGNADTLDVDLTALQQGTEVSQRLLEADDTDDGLGQAAAFVFIILFFIVAIGSGMMIAGSVTQEKESRVVEILAATVPMRQLLWGKILGNTVLAVGQVVLFAAAGAVGLAVSGLDVDFGRLGPAIGWYVVFFVLGFMALASLWAVAGALASRQQDLQSTTAPAQALLFIPYFAFFFGNDLVQQVMSMAPVVSSMIMPARMATEAVPLWQTGVAVGGTVVATVLLIRLGARVYERTLLRTGDKISYRDALRMSAD from the coding sequence ATGAACACCACCACCCCCGCGCCGTCCGCGCGGACGACCGGCGCCTGGCGCATCGTCGCCGACAACGAGGTCCGCACCAGGATCCGGCAGAAGTCGTTCGTGATCACGACCGCGGTGTCGGTCCTGCTGGTCCTCGTCGGCATCATCGCCGCCGGCTACTTCTCCGACCGTCCTCAGGACAACACCGTCGCGGTGGTCGATGCGTCTGCGGTCAGCGTGGTCGAGTCCGCGGAACAGATCGGCCGGTCGGGCAACGACCGCCTGAGCATCGACGTGCTGGAGGTCGCCGACCCCGAGGCCGCGGAGCGGGCGGTGCGTGACGGTGACGCCGACGCGGCCCTGCTCGACACGGCCGACGGGTTCGAGATCGTGGGCGAGGACGGGGTCCCGGCCGAGATCGACGGTCCGCTGCGGACCGCTGCCAGCTCGGCGGTCCTGCAGGGCAACGCCGACACGCTGGACGTCGACCTGACCGCCCTGCAGCAGGGCACCGAGGTGTCCCAACGCCTGCTCGAGGCCGACGACACCGACGACGGCCTCGGTCAGGCCGCCGCGTTCGTGTTCATCATCTTGTTCTTCATCGTCGCGATCGGCTCCGGCATGATGATCGCCGGCAGCGTCACGCAGGAGAAGGAGAGCCGCGTCGTGGAGATCCTCGCGGCGACGGTGCCGATGAGGCAGCTGCTGTGGGGCAAGATCCTCGGCAACACCGTCCTGGCGGTCGGTCAGGTCGTCCTGTTCGCCGCGGCCGGAGCCGTGGGGCTGGCCGTCTCGGGGCTCGACGTCGACTTCGGCCGACTCGGACCGGCGATCGGCTGGTACGTGGTGTTCTTCGTGCTGGGGTTCATGGCACTGGCCAGCCTGTGGGCCGTGGCGGGGGCGTTGGCGTCGCGCCAGCAGGACCTGCAGTCGACGACGGCACCGGCGCAGGCGCTGCTGTTCATCCCCTACTTCGCCTTCTTCTTCGGCAACGACCTGGTGCAGCAGGTGATGTCGATGGCGCCGGTCGTGTCGTCGATGATCATGCCCGCCCGCATGGCGACCGAGGCCGTTCCGCTGTGGCAGACCGGCGTGGCCGTCGGTGGCACCGTCGTGGCCACCGTCCTGCTCATCCGGCTGGGGGCGCGGGTCTACGAGCGCACGCTGCTGAGGACCGGCGACAAGATCTCCTACCGCGACGCCCTCAGGATGTCGGCCGACTGA
- a CDS encoding ABC transporter ATP-binding protein: MIDVQNLTRTYGDTTVVDDVSFSVQPGRTTGFVGANGAGKTTTMRMIMGVLAPSAGTVLWNGDPITAEVRRSFGYMPEERGLYPRAPIAEQLVYFARLHGLSRAQASARTEELLSHFSLVDRADDILDALSLGNQQRVQIAAALVHEPRALVLDEPFSGLDPVAVDSMVDLLTREAAGLPLLFSSHQLDLVERLCDDLVILSAGRVVAAGPVEDLRSRGADRYRIEMQGADAAWLRDVQGLQVLDVDGPVALVDLDGIDAAALSRLVVDHGPVVEIARARPPLSEIFREVTR; encoded by the coding sequence ATGATCGACGTCCAGAACCTCACGCGGACCTACGGTGACACCACCGTCGTCGACGACGTGAGCTTTTCAGTCCAGCCCGGCCGGACCACCGGATTCGTCGGGGCCAACGGTGCGGGGAAGACCACCACGATGCGCATGATCATGGGGGTGCTCGCCCCCAGCGCCGGCACGGTGCTCTGGAACGGCGACCCGATCACCGCGGAGGTCCGCCGCAGCTTCGGGTACATGCCGGAGGAGCGCGGTCTGTACCCGCGCGCACCGATCGCCGAGCAGCTGGTGTACTTCGCCCGGTTGCACGGGCTCTCGCGTGCCCAGGCCTCCGCTCGCACCGAGGAGCTGCTCTCGCACTTCTCGCTGGTGGACCGTGCCGACGACATCCTGGACGCGTTGTCGCTGGGCAACCAGCAGCGCGTCCAGATCGCCGCGGCCCTCGTCCACGAGCCGAGGGCCCTGGTGCTCGACGAGCCGTTCAGCGGACTGGATCCCGTCGCGGTCGACTCCATGGTCGACCTGCTGACGCGTGAGGCCGCCGGGCTGCCGCTGCTGTTCTCCAGTCACCAGCTCGACCTGGTGGAGCGGCTGTGCGACGACCTGGTCATCCTGTCGGCAGGTCGGGTCGTCGCCGCAGGACCGGTCGAGGACCTGCGCAGCCGCGGCGCCGACCGGTACCGCATCGAGATGCAGGGCGCCGACGCGGCCTGGCTGCGCGACGTGCAGGGCCTGCAGGTCCTGGACGTCGACGGCCCGGTCGCCCTGGTCGACCTCGACGGGATCGACGCCGCTGCCCTCTCGCGCCTGGTGGTCGACCACGGTCCCGTGGTCGAGATCGCCCGCGCCCGCCCACCGTTGTCCGAGATCTTCCGCGAGGTCACCCGATGA
- a CDS encoding response regulator yields the protein MTDPVRVLLVDDQELVRTGFSMILATESDIEVVGEARDGAEAVQRVAELAPDVVLMDVQMPGTDGISATEQIVAAGGAPKVLILTTFDDDAHLFAALQAGASGFLLKNCPPDDLVQAIRLAAEGHSLLAPEVTQRVIARSTSRAAPEADGRLDELTERERDVLVLLARGHSNAEIAGELYVSAATVKSHVSHILAKLEVRDRVQAVILAFENGLMD from the coding sequence ATGACCGATCCGGTGCGGGTGCTGCTGGTGGACGACCAGGAGCTCGTCCGCACGGGGTTCTCGATGATCCTGGCCACCGAGAGCGACATCGAGGTGGTGGGGGAGGCACGCGACGGGGCGGAGGCGGTGCAGCGTGTCGCCGAGCTGGCGCCCGACGTCGTCCTGATGGACGTGCAGATGCCGGGCACGGACGGCATCTCGGCCACCGAGCAGATCGTCGCGGCCGGCGGGGCGCCGAAGGTCCTCATCCTCACGACCTTCGACGACGACGCGCACCTGTTCGCCGCGCTGCAGGCCGGTGCCAGCGGCTTCCTGCTGAAGAACTGCCCCCCGGACGACCTCGTGCAGGCGATCCGGCTCGCGGCCGAGGGCCACTCGTTGCTGGCGCCGGAAGTGACCCAGCGGGTCATCGCGCGGTCGACGTCGCGTGCGGCCCCCGAGGCCGACGGCCGGCTCGACGAGCTGACCGAGCGGGAGCGTGACGTGCTGGTCCTGCTCGCCCGTGGTCACAGCAATGCCGAGATCGCGGGCGAGCTGTACGTCAGCGCCGCCACCGTGAAGTCGCACGTGTCGCACATCCTGGCCAAGCTCGAGGTCCGGGACCGGGTCCAGGCCGTCATCCTGGCGTTCGAGAACGGCCTGATGGACTGA
- a CDS encoding sensor histidine kinase produces MISVDRDWTRPAPTPGQLRNDAVIAVVAAALGVLSVEIWRSAYDADLGWRGVEAHLWFVLAGIVLAGRRRYPLTTLALQAVIFVVIGERFESMVGIFTLQMTFFASLYSAWAWSRRTRELVVTTVAVVVAMFVWLAIVFSRPDTFPDQPTTGLFTPAAALIIYSLVINAVYFGGAIAWGHASWLSARRRSIVEEQIRRERELRESERRRAVQTERVRIARDLHDVVAHHISGIGIHASGAARSLANSPEVAQRALVTIERSSREAVNQMHQLVGLLRDDDQGGPDRGPQPGLADIAGLADPAGAPVVTHEQVGTPFEVPATVAVSLFRVAQEAIANARRHSSARAIAVTTRFGGDPGHRHVEVEILDDGRGAAAPTTSGGFGLTGIRERAAMHAGEVEIGPRPRGGFRVRVRVPVEEES; encoded by the coding sequence GTGATCTCGGTGGACCGCGACTGGACCCGACCGGCTCCGACACCGGGGCAGCTGCGCAACGACGCCGTCATCGCGGTCGTCGCCGCGGCGCTCGGCGTGCTGTCGGTCGAGATCTGGCGCAGCGCGTACGACGCCGATCTCGGCTGGCGCGGCGTGGAGGCGCACCTGTGGTTCGTCCTCGCCGGGATCGTGCTGGCCGGCCGCCGCCGCTACCCCTTGACCACGCTGGCCCTGCAGGCCGTCATCTTCGTGGTGATCGGCGAACGGTTCGAGAGCATGGTCGGCATCTTCACCCTGCAGATGACCTTCTTCGCCTCGCTCTACTCGGCCTGGGCCTGGTCACGCCGCACCCGCGAGCTCGTCGTGACGACCGTCGCCGTCGTGGTGGCCATGTTCGTGTGGCTCGCGATCGTCTTCTCCCGGCCCGACACGTTCCCCGACCAGCCGACGACCGGGCTGTTCACGCCGGCCGCCGCCCTGATCATCTACTCCCTGGTCATCAACGCCGTGTACTTCGGGGGAGCGATCGCGTGGGGCCACGCCTCGTGGCTGAGCGCTCGGAGGCGCAGCATCGTCGAGGAGCAGATCCGGCGCGAGCGGGAGCTGCGCGAGTCCGAGCGCCGACGGGCCGTGCAGACCGAGCGGGTACGGATCGCCCGCGACCTGCACGACGTCGTGGCCCACCACATCAGCGGCATCGGCATCCACGCCTCGGGGGCGGCGCGCAGCCTGGCGAACAGCCCCGAGGTGGCCCAGCGGGCACTCGTCACCATCGAGCGGTCGTCCCGTGAGGCCGTCAACCAGATGCACCAGCTGGTCGGACTGTTGCGCGACGACGACCAGGGCGGACCCGACCGTGGTCCGCAACCGGGCCTGGCCGACATCGCGGGTCTGGCCGACCCGGCCGGCGCCCCGGTGGTGACCCATGAGCAGGTCGGGACCCCGTTCGAGGTCCCGGCCACGGTGGCGGTCTCGCTGTTCCGGGTCGCCCAGGAGGCGATCGCCAACGCCCGACGGCACAGCAGTGCCCGGGCGATCGCCGTGACGACCCGGTTCGGTGGGGACCCCGGCCACCGTCACGTCGAGGTCGAGATCCTCGACGACGGGCGCGGCGCCGCGGCTCCGACGACCTCGGGGGGCTTCGGTCTCACCGGCATCCGCGAACGGGCGGCGATGCACGCGGGCGAGGTCGAGATCGGCCCGCGGCCCCGGGGCGGGTTCCGCGTGCGGGTCCGCGTCCCGGTGGAGGAGGAGTCATGA